The following proteins come from a genomic window of Nitrospira sp.:
- a CDS encoding DNA internalization-related competence protein ComEC/Rec2: MLPALTAAFFVGLLCGAQLSYFPLSIIALLAGIAVGFGILERAGSIDSPSALLLYAGLLFGVVYWSLTVPMSGSPQSSPPLHETAQALVVGRVVAPVQHSVGRQTILVQTDESESRHIRLIWRDPGITLHHGDRISFQGKLHRPRGALNPGGFDYAAYMERQGVDLLTTVTGVQAVTLLEAEPQIGLWSVWNRIDHWRDTIRAAAIKTLSQPTRGLFLGMIIGERGYLEQELQDWFMVTGTVHLLSISGSHLGLVALVVFWLVKSLIRGLPSTLLLTLSRTATPSKIAILLAWPAVALYALLAGAELATMRSLVMITLAMIAMWLGYERHLGHAMAVALLAILLHDPRAIFDISFQLSFLSVLVMVRMIVLTKSWNADVAETGSQLRYRFTSQALKALAMSGAVTVATLPMVAFYFNQVPWMGIVTNLVAVPFTGVILVPLGLFAALWTIMTGSESLILGSTMEQLFGLMVLGLQWCARLPGGEWYVAAPSIPAIALFYAGLLLASLQVIPWRVRVAGAGLSIVLIGWWLSPSMSQSDGDHWRVTFLDVGQGDSAVVELPDGQTVLIDGGARYERFDMGKNVIAPFLWSRRIHHISHVIGTHQQLDHVGGLIWILRHMSVGRYWGGGIERSEKFVADLKTTLRDQHIDQHTAVRGQDLLQSGRCRLSILNPPETSGGHESNQPPTGTLLNNLSVVSRLQCGAYSILFAADIETAGLRRLSEEGYQPVTVLKVPHHGARSSLDPDWLRLLHPQYAVISVGATNPYGHPTESVLETYHDQHIPVFRTDRDGAIWMTGRLSTSEFTVSHMRDLLVRPVDFPHCLWRCESQNWRRLFLQFS, encoded by the coding sequence ATGCTCCCAGCCCTCACAGCAGCGTTTTTCGTCGGTCTTCTGTGTGGGGCACAGCTTTCTTATTTTCCACTCTCCATTATCGCTCTGTTGGCCGGCATTGCCGTTGGATTCGGCATTCTTGAGCGAGCCGGTTCTATCGACTCACCCTCCGCACTGCTGTTGTATGCCGGCCTTCTCTTCGGAGTAGTTTACTGGAGTCTCACCGTCCCGATGTCGGGATCTCCCCAGTCGTCACCGCCGCTGCATGAGACTGCTCAAGCCTTGGTCGTCGGTCGAGTTGTCGCCCCCGTTCAGCACAGTGTGGGACGACAGACAATTTTAGTTCAAACAGACGAATCGGAATCGAGACACATACGTCTTATATGGCGCGACCCTGGTATTACGCTTCATCACGGCGACCGTATTTCGTTTCAAGGAAAACTTCACCGCCCACGAGGAGCGTTGAACCCTGGCGGCTTCGACTATGCTGCCTATATGGAACGCCAGGGCGTCGATCTTCTGACCACTGTGACCGGTGTTCAGGCGGTGACGTTGTTGGAGGCAGAGCCGCAAATCGGGTTATGGAGCGTATGGAACCGGATCGATCATTGGAGGGATACGATACGTGCAGCAGCCATCAAGACATTGAGCCAACCCACACGAGGATTATTTCTCGGCATGATCATCGGTGAACGAGGCTATCTAGAACAAGAGCTCCAAGACTGGTTCATGGTGACCGGAACAGTTCATCTGCTCTCGATCTCCGGTTCACATCTCGGGCTCGTGGCCCTCGTAGTATTTTGGTTGGTGAAAAGCCTCATCCGTGGGCTTCCCTCCACTCTCCTGTTGACCCTCTCACGAACAGCCACGCCGTCGAAGATTGCGATTCTGCTCGCCTGGCCGGCTGTCGCACTGTATGCCTTGCTTGCAGGGGCCGAGTTAGCGACCATGCGGTCGCTTGTGATGATCACTCTGGCAATGATCGCCATGTGGCTGGGGTATGAGCGCCATCTGGGTCATGCAATGGCTGTGGCTCTTCTGGCTATTCTCTTGCACGATCCTCGTGCCATCTTTGACATTTCCTTTCAACTTTCCTTTCTTTCCGTACTCGTGATGGTCAGAATGATCGTACTCACAAAATCATGGAACGCCGACGTTGCGGAGACCGGCAGTCAGCTGAGATACCGCTTCACAAGCCAAGCACTCAAAGCGCTGGCGATGAGCGGGGCTGTGACGGTGGCTACGTTGCCCATGGTTGCGTTCTATTTCAATCAGGTTCCATGGATGGGAATCGTCACCAACCTGGTAGCCGTCCCGTTTACCGGTGTCATCTTGGTACCTCTGGGACTGTTTGCCGCCCTGTGGACGATCATGACGGGGAGCGAGTCTTTGATTCTTGGCTCAACGATGGAACAATTGTTCGGGTTGATGGTCCTTGGATTGCAGTGGTGCGCCCGCCTCCCAGGCGGGGAGTGGTATGTGGCCGCTCCATCCATACCAGCAATCGCCCTGTTTTATGCTGGGTTACTTCTAGCAAGTCTTCAGGTCATACCGTGGCGCGTTCGAGTGGCTGGCGCCGGTCTGTCGATAGTGTTGATCGGTTGGTGGCTGAGCCCTTCCATGTCGCAATCAGACGGCGACCATTGGCGTGTCACATTCCTCGACGTCGGACAAGGAGATAGTGCCGTTGTCGAGTTGCCGGATGGTCAGACCGTTCTGATCGACGGCGGAGCTCGATATGAACGATTTGACATGGGGAAAAATGTCATTGCTCCATTTCTGTGGAGCCGGAGAATCCACCATATATCCCACGTCATTGGGACACACCAGCAACTGGATCACGTCGGCGGACTGATTTGGATACTCCGGCATATGTCGGTCGGACGGTATTGGGGCGGCGGAATAGAACGATCTGAGAAATTCGTCGCGGATCTTAAAACAACCCTTCGTGACCAACATATCGATCAACACACCGCTGTGCGGGGCCAAGACCTGTTGCAGTCCGGTCGGTGCCGACTGAGCATTCTCAATCCACCAGAGACATCAGGGGGCCATGAGTCGAATCAGCCTCCTACCGGAACACTATTGAACAATCTGTCCGTCGTTTCTCGACTGCAGTGTGGGGCCTATTCCATCCTGTTTGCAGCCGATATTGAAACTGCTGGATTGAGGCGATTGAGCGAGGAAGGGTACCAACCGGTGACCGTACTGAAAGTGCCCCATCACGGAGCGCGTAGCTCGTTGGATCCGGACTGGCTTCGTCTACTCCACCCGCAGTATGCGGTCATCTCGGTTGGAGCGACTAATCCTTATGGACATCCGACGGAATCGGTACTGGAAACCTATCACGATCAGCACATTCCGGTCTTTCGCACGGATCGTGATGGAGCGATTTGGATGACAGGACGGCTTTCGACATCCGAGTTCACGGTAAGCCACATGCGGGATCTTCTTGTGAGGCCTGTAGATTTTCCCCATTGTCTTTGGCGCTGCGAGTCCCAGAATTGGCGCCGCCTCTTCCTCCAATTCTCATGA
- a CDS encoding Phosphoglucosamine mutase has product MRKLFGTDGVRGVANLDPMTSEMAMQLGRAAAHIFMRRAGRHQIVIGKDTRISGYMLESALMAGICSMGVDVLLVGPMPTPAIAFLTRSLRADAGVVISASHNPYQDNGIKFFSSDGFKLPDEVEARIEELIVSDEISHLRPTADLIGKAYRIDDAEGRYIEFAKRSLPKDLDFQGIKLVVDCANGAAYKVAPMVLRELGATVEVIGDKPDGMNINAGCGAVHPELLQESVRRYKADLGIALDGDADRAVFVCEQGAVIDGDHVMAALGLDLHRNGLLVKQTLVGTVMSNFGLELSMSKAGIKLIRTPVGDRYLLERMLAEGYNFGGEQSGHFIFLDHNTTGDGLISALQMLSLVKRTKQPLSELAKVMTAVPQVLVNVHVTKKPRLESIPDIDGAIQESERRLNGCGRVLIRYSGTEPLLRIMVEGEQSAMVKEVAEDLARVVRKHIG; this is encoded by the coding sequence ATGCGTAAATTATTTGGAACCGACGGCGTCCGAGGGGTCGCCAATCTCGATCCCATGACCAGCGAAATGGCGATGCAACTGGGGCGAGCCGCCGCACATATCTTTATGCGACGAGCGGGCCGCCATCAAATTGTAATCGGTAAAGACACTCGTATCTCGGGATATATGCTGGAATCCGCTTTGATGGCTGGGATCTGCTCGATGGGGGTCGATGTCCTGTTAGTCGGACCGATGCCCACGCCGGCGATCGCGTTTTTGACCAGAAGTCTCCGAGCTGATGCCGGAGTGGTCATTTCAGCGTCACACAATCCATACCAAGACAATGGAATCAAATTCTTTTCAAGCGACGGATTCAAGCTTCCCGATGAAGTGGAAGCTCGCATTGAAGAACTTATTGTATCGGATGAGATCAGTCACCTTCGACCGACGGCAGACCTCATCGGAAAAGCCTACCGCATCGATGATGCAGAAGGGCGCTATATTGAATTTGCAAAACGATCGTTGCCGAAGGACCTGGATTTCCAAGGGATCAAGCTCGTCGTCGATTGCGCGAATGGGGCAGCATACAAAGTGGCTCCGATGGTCCTCAGGGAATTGGGAGCCACGGTTGAAGTCATCGGCGATAAACCGGACGGGATGAATATCAATGCGGGTTGCGGTGCCGTCCATCCTGAGCTCCTGCAGGAGTCGGTACGCCGTTACAAAGCGGATCTTGGCATCGCGTTGGACGGCGATGCCGATCGAGCCGTCTTTGTCTGCGAACAAGGAGCAGTGATCGATGGCGATCATGTGATGGCGGCCTTGGGCCTGGATCTTCATCGAAACGGTCTCCTTGTCAAGCAGACCTTGGTCGGAACCGTGATGAGTAACTTTGGATTGGAACTGTCGATGTCGAAAGCGGGCATCAAGCTGATTCGGACTCCGGTCGGTGATCGGTATCTGCTCGAACGAATGTTGGCTGAAGGCTATAACTTCGGAGGGGAGCAATCGGGACACTTCATATTTCTTGACCATAACACAACCGGAGACGGCCTCATCTCGGCTCTCCAGATGTTGTCATTGGTGAAGCGGACCAAACAGCCGTTATCCGAGTTGGCCAAGGTGATGACCGCCGTCCCACAAGTGTTGGTGAATGTACATGTCACGAAGAAGCCGCGATTGGAATCAATTCCCGACATTGATGGCGCCATACAAGAGAGCGAGCGTCGCCTAAACGGGTGTGGACGAGTCCTCATCAGATATTCCGGGACAGAGCCGCTGTTGCGGATCATGGTAGAAGGAGAACAGTCCGCCATGGTCAAGGAAGTGGCTGAGGATCTTGCCAGGGTCGTACGGAAGCATATCGGCTGA
- a CDS encoding Dihydropteroate synthase, producing the protein MGVVNVTSDSFYDGGRYVEPERAIAHALELVEQGADIIDVGGESTRPGAHSVSEQAELAHVIPVVKGLVHRVSVPISIDTTKSRVAQHALDSGASIINDVSALRQDAEMASVIARFDAGVVLMHRQGLPQTMQQSPHYSNVVDEVVRFLEERLQNAMRAGIARTNIILDPGFGFGKLLVHNLDLLDGLCAFAALNRPVLVGLSRKAFIGKVVERPVEHREWGTAAAVALAVDRGAHIVRVHDVAMMIDVVKMAAALNPCWSSCGQEHDA; encoded by the coding sequence ATGGGCGTCGTCAACGTTACGAGTGATTCCTTCTATGATGGGGGACGATATGTCGAACCCGAACGAGCCATCGCCCATGCACTTGAACTCGTTGAGCAAGGGGCTGACATTATCGATGTCGGGGGAGAATCGACTCGGCCTGGCGCACATTCCGTTAGTGAACAGGCTGAGTTGGCTCACGTGATCCCGGTGGTGAAAGGATTGGTACATCGAGTGTCGGTCCCTATTTCGATCGATACCACTAAGTCGCGAGTGGCTCAACACGCGTTGGATTCAGGAGCATCAATTATCAACGATGTGAGTGCGTTGCGGCAAGATGCAGAGATGGCGTCGGTCATTGCCCGCTTCGATGCGGGAGTCGTTCTGATGCATAGGCAAGGTCTTCCGCAAACGATGCAACAATCGCCGCATTATTCCAACGTGGTCGACGAAGTCGTGCGCTTTCTTGAAGAGCGCCTCCAAAATGCTATGCGTGCAGGAATTGCTCGAACAAACATCATTCTTGATCCCGGATTTGGTTTTGGTAAGCTGTTGGTCCATAATCTTGACCTCCTCGACGGATTGTGCGCCTTCGCGGCATTGAACCGTCCCGTGCTGGTGGGACTGTCGCGGAAGGCGTTTATCGGAAAAGTGGTTGAACGGCCTGTTGAGCATCGGGAATGGGGAACCGCGGCGGCGGTGGCGTTGGCGGTCGATCGCGGTGCTCATATTGTGCGTGTCCATGATGTGGCCATGATGATCGACGTAGTCAAGATGGCAGCGGCGTTGAATCCATGCTGGTCATCTTGCGGACAGGAGCATGATGCGTAA
- a CDS encoding Cell division-associated, ATP-dependent zinc metalloprotease FtsH produces the protein MNSRVKNLLFWVVVGLFMILLFNLFSVPTHAPEEEVIFSDFMAKLDKGDFEKVIIKGNHISGVLKDKTRIRTYSADYPDLVKVLREKDVQIEVKPPDESPWYITFLVTWGPFILFLGLWFFLMRQMQIGGNKALSFGKSRARMLTEERKKVTFSDVAGVDEAKEEVLEIIEFLKDPRKFQKLGGRIPKGVLVVGPPGTGKTLLAKAIAGEAGVPFFSISGSDFVEMFVGVGASRVRDLFEQGKKHAPCIIFIDEIDAVGRLRGAGLGGGHDEREQTLNQLLVEMDGFDTTEGVILVAATNRPDVLDPALLRPGRFDRQVVVNRPDLKGRSEILKVHTKKVPVAANVELEKIARGTPGFSGADLENLVNEAALWAARQNKKEVENIDFEMAKDKVMMGAERKSMILTDEEKRVTAYHEAGHALMAKLLPGTDPVHKVTIIPRGRALGVTMQLPTDDRHNYSKEFLYNTLAILMGGRVAEELVFKHVTTGAGNDLERATDLARKMVCEWGMSEKLGPLTFGQKEDSVFLGRDFTTKRDVSDQVALEIDLEIKRFVTENYERAKRVLTEQMTSLKALAEALLEKEVLDAPEIDQILLQSSSQTVPA, from the coding sequence ATGAATTCCCGGGTCAAGAACTTGCTTTTCTGGGTGGTGGTCGGCTTGTTCATGATTCTCCTGTTCAATCTGTTCAGTGTACCGACTCATGCCCCTGAAGAAGAAGTGATATTCAGTGATTTTATGGCAAAGCTCGACAAGGGCGATTTTGAAAAGGTCATTATTAAAGGTAATCACATCAGCGGGGTCTTAAAGGACAAGACTCGTATCCGTACCTATTCAGCCGACTATCCTGATCTTGTCAAAGTCCTTCGGGAAAAGGATGTACAGATCGAGGTCAAACCACCGGATGAGAGTCCCTGGTATATCACGTTCCTCGTGACGTGGGGACCATTTATTCTCTTCCTCGGCCTCTGGTTTTTCCTAATGCGTCAGATGCAAATTGGCGGAAATAAGGCTCTTTCATTCGGAAAAAGCCGTGCACGTATGCTGACGGAAGAACGGAAAAAGGTCACCTTTTCCGACGTGGCTGGTGTCGATGAAGCAAAAGAAGAAGTGCTTGAAATCATTGAATTCTTGAAAGATCCCAGGAAATTTCAAAAGCTCGGAGGACGCATCCCCAAGGGCGTACTCGTCGTCGGTCCTCCTGGAACAGGTAAGACTTTGTTGGCGAAAGCTATTGCGGGAGAAGCGGGGGTGCCGTTCTTCAGCATCAGTGGTTCTGACTTTGTAGAGATGTTTGTCGGCGTTGGAGCTTCACGTGTACGGGATTTGTTTGAGCAAGGGAAGAAACATGCTCCGTGCATTATTTTCATTGATGAAATCGATGCAGTCGGCCGCTTACGGGGTGCCGGTCTCGGCGGTGGCCATGACGAACGGGAGCAAACGCTTAATCAGTTGTTAGTGGAAATGGACGGCTTCGATACAACCGAGGGAGTCATTTTGGTCGCCGCGACCAATCGCCCCGATGTGCTCGACCCTGCCTTGCTGAGACCAGGCCGATTCGATCGGCAAGTGGTGGTGAATCGCCCGGACCTCAAAGGCCGTTCGGAAATCTTGAAGGTCCACACGAAAAAAGTTCCTGTCGCCGCGAATGTGGAACTGGAAAAGATTGCCAGAGGAACGCCCGGGTTTTCGGGAGCTGATCTGGAAAACCTGGTGAATGAAGCCGCGTTGTGGGCGGCTCGTCAAAACAAAAAGGAAGTCGAAAACATCGACTTTGAGATGGCTAAAGATAAGGTCATGATGGGTGCCGAGCGCAAAAGCATGATTCTGACTGACGAAGAAAAGCGAGTGACGGCATATCATGAAGCCGGCCACGCATTGATGGCGAAGCTTCTTCCGGGAACGGATCCAGTTCACAAGGTGACGATCATTCCCCGGGGGCGGGCACTGGGCGTTACCATGCAACTGCCGACAGACGATCGGCATAACTATTCCAAAGAATTCCTTTACAACACCTTGGCGATCCTTATGGGGGGACGTGTTGCCGAAGAGCTCGTGTTCAAACATGTCACAACAGGAGCCGGCAACGATCTTGAACGTGCAACGGATCTTGCCCGCAAGATGGTATGCGAATGGGGTATGAGCGAGAAGTTGGGGCCATTAACCTTTGGCCAAAAGGAAGATTCAGTGTTTCTTGGACGAGACTTTACGACTAAACGGGATGTCAGTGATCAAGTCGCGCTTGAAATCGACTTGGAGATCAAGCGTTTCGTCACGGAAAATTATGAACGTGCCAAGCGAGTGTTGACCGAGCAAATGACGAGTCTGAAGGCTTTGGCGGAGGCGCTACTTGAAAAAGAAGTGCTCGACGCACCGGAAATCGATCAGATTCTGCTGCAATCCTCTTCTCAAACAGTTCCAGCCTAA
- a CDS encoding Hypoxanthine-guanine phosphoribosyltransferase, producing the protein MERMFGRPIVTQEQMRSRIRELGKQISADYVGKDLVLVGVLKGAYAFFADLARAIRIPVRIDFIIVTSYGTQAKTSGKVKLMTELTETIRDRDVLLVEDIVDSGLTVQYLTKALAKQKPRSIKVCTLLSKPERRVVDVQLEYIGFKIPNQYVVGYGLDYRQKYRNLPYLAVLDQLSQQEK; encoded by the coding sequence ATGGAACGTATGTTCGGACGCCCTATCGTCACCCAAGAGCAAATGCGGAGCCGTATCCGCGAACTGGGGAAACAAATCAGCGCCGACTATGTCGGCAAAGACCTCGTGCTGGTCGGAGTATTAAAGGGGGCCTATGCGTTTTTTGCTGATTTGGCGCGAGCGATCCGAATTCCGGTGCGGATAGATTTTATCATCGTGACGAGCTATGGGACACAGGCGAAGACATCCGGGAAGGTCAAGCTCATGACCGAGCTGACCGAAACGATCAGGGATAGAGACGTGCTGCTGGTTGAGGATATTGTTGATTCGGGGTTGACGGTTCAATATCTCACGAAGGCATTGGCGAAGCAGAAACCAAGAAGCATCAAGGTATGTACGTTGCTCAGTAAACCGGAGCGCCGTGTCGTCGATGTGCAATTGGAGTATATCGGATTCAAAATTCCGAACCAGTACGTTGTCGGTTACGGACTCGACTACCGACAAAAATACCGGAACCTTCCGTACCTCGCTGTCCTTGATCAGCTGAGCCAGCAAGAGAAGTAG
- a CDS encoding tRNA(Ile)-lysidine synthetase, which produces MPCENAAGGLFQHPVNKSIDRMAWPSLLHRVAQTVRFRSLFQRGQHILVALSGGPDSVALFSILHHLRPSWRLTLSAVHCNYGLRGAESDEDQKFVEAFCQGLGVPLHVRRVEFHPGRRKASLQAEARDLRYRIMQEIAETCGADRIAVGHTADDQAETILLWILRGAGLTGLSGMPAFRDNKIIRPLYDIKRQQVLVYLRTAGLSFREDSSNFQTHYLRNRVRREVIPILNRLVPSSVDALCRLADICREDDRILDRQVEALSSSAVKRGSAGGWAIDRGWFLEIPRAFQRRCIRHLFRQNDDRLRSPSIRTIDSIIRLASKRRSGLSLDVRNGRIVVDDRRLTFIPFQARAISHAGRPRLGCPELLPVPGELIWAGTGQRLQVQHQAHMQIGTAPLGKDRILVDADRVSLPLMVRNWLPGDRFHPAGMGGHSKKLQDFFTDLKIPVAARSRIPLVVAPEGILWIVGYRQDERWTPTAATKRCLVFTFDNLSPRKGTE; this is translated from the coding sequence GTGCCTTGCGAGAACGCCGCTGGCGGGCTTTTTCAGCATCCTGTTAACAAATCCATCGATAGAATGGCCTGGCCTTCGCTGTTGCATCGGGTCGCTCAAACGGTTCGATTCAGAAGTCTCTTTCAACGTGGCCAACACATATTGGTCGCCCTCTCGGGCGGCCCAGATTCCGTCGCGCTGTTCTCAATCCTGCATCATCTCCGACCGAGTTGGAGACTGACCCTATCCGCTGTCCATTGCAACTATGGACTACGAGGGGCTGAGTCCGACGAGGACCAGAAATTTGTGGAGGCCTTTTGTCAGGGGCTCGGAGTTCCTCTCCATGTTCGACGGGTTGAATTCCATCCCGGCAGGCGCAAGGCATCGCTGCAGGCTGAAGCCCGTGACCTCCGCTATCGGATAATGCAGGAAATCGCCGAGACGTGCGGGGCGGACCGTATCGCCGTAGGCCATACGGCAGACGATCAGGCAGAGACAATCTTGCTCTGGATACTCCGTGGCGCGGGGCTCACGGGTCTTTCCGGCATGCCGGCATTCCGCGATAACAAGATTATTCGGCCTTTGTACGATATCAAGCGGCAGCAAGTCCTGGTCTATCTCCGCACGGCAGGGTTGTCGTTTCGGGAGGATTCCAGCAATTTCCAGACGCATTACTTGCGGAATCGAGTGAGGAGAGAGGTGATTCCGATTCTGAATCGGTTGGTCCCGTCCAGCGTCGATGCGCTCTGCAGGCTTGCGGATATCTGTCGCGAAGACGATCGTATTCTGGACCGGCAGGTTGAGGCCCTTTCCTCTTCCGCCGTGAAGCGTGGATCTGCCGGAGGCTGGGCGATTGATCGCGGATGGTTTCTGGAGATTCCCCGCGCCTTTCAACGGCGTTGCATTCGACACCTCTTTCGGCAGAATGATGACCGACTTCGGTCCCCGAGTATCCGAACGATTGATAGCATTATTCGCCTGGCCTCAAAGAGGAGATCCGGTTTAAGTCTCGATGTAAGGAATGGTCGCATTGTTGTGGATGATCGCCGCCTCACGTTTATTCCGTTTCAGGCACGGGCGATCTCCCATGCCGGACGACCGCGCCTCGGATGTCCGGAACTCTTACCTGTACCGGGGGAGCTCATATGGGCTGGAACGGGTCAACGACTTCAGGTACAACACCAAGCACATATGCAAATTGGTACCGCTCCTCTTGGAAAGGATCGAATTCTGGTGGATGCCGATCGGGTATCTCTGCCGCTGATGGTACGGAACTGGTTACCGGGAGACCGATTTCATCCCGCCGGTATGGGAGGACACTCAAAGAAGTTACAGGATTTTTTCACGGATCTGAAGATACCCGTTGCGGCCCGATCACGCATTCCCCTGGTGGTGGCTCCTGAGGGAATCTTGTGGATCGTTGGTTATCGACAGGATGAACGCTGGACACCCACTGCCGCAACGAAACGCTGTTTGGTGTTCACTTTTGATAATCTATCTCCGAGGAAAGGGACTGAGTGA
- a CDS encoding FMN adenylyltransferase / Riboflavin kinase, whose amino-acid sequence MKVTRGYSDEIMRPYPVGTIGNFDGHHLGHHALLKQVVETARCAHGTAVVLTFDPHPVQILAPHVDFRFLTSGEEKRARFERAGIDEVVSLEFTPAFASLSPEMFAEEVLSRGLGLKEIFVGQHFAFGHRRVGQIEDLIRFGEKFGFIVHSFPPVMIDGGVVSSTRIRQLLVTGHVDQAAVLLGRHYALSGVVSQGERRGRTLGCPTANLELPPDRVVPADGIYASVAILDQERYDSVAYIGARPTFDGGERGLEVSILDGIYELYGRTLTVEFIGRIRGDARFDSGEALSRQITADVGSARIILRRHHETIGEQ is encoded by the coding sequence ATGAAAGTGACCCGCGGATATTCGGACGAGATCATGCGGCCGTATCCGGTGGGAACTATCGGGAATTTCGACGGTCACCATCTCGGTCACCATGCGCTTTTGAAGCAGGTGGTGGAGACGGCACGCTGTGCCCATGGAACGGCTGTCGTCCTGACTTTTGATCCTCACCCGGTGCAAATTCTTGCGCCTCACGTTGATTTTCGGTTCTTGACGAGCGGGGAAGAGAAACGTGCCCGTTTCGAACGAGCCGGAATCGATGAGGTGGTCTCTCTGGAATTCACTCCGGCATTTGCATCACTCTCTCCGGAGATGTTCGCCGAGGAGGTTTTGTCTAGAGGGCTCGGACTCAAAGAAATTTTTGTCGGACAACATTTTGCCTTTGGGCACAGGCGAGTAGGACAGATCGAGGATTTGATCCGGTTCGGGGAAAAATTCGGCTTTATCGTTCATTCGTTTCCTCCCGTGATGATCGACGGAGGAGTGGTCAGCTCGACGAGAATCAGACAGCTCCTTGTCACCGGACATGTCGATCAAGCCGCTGTCTTGCTCGGCCGACACTATGCGTTAAGCGGAGTCGTATCCCAAGGGGAGAGAAGGGGGCGAACACTCGGATGCCCGACCGCAAATCTTGAGTTACCCCCCGACCGTGTGGTACCTGCCGACGGCATTTATGCCTCCGTCGCGATCCTAGATCAGGAGCGATATGATTCGGTCGCCTATATCGGTGCCAGACCGACCTTCGATGGTGGTGAGCGGGGGTTGGAAGTATCCATCCTGGATGGGATATACGAGCTGTACGGACGAACGCTCACTGTCGAATTTATCGGTCGTATCCGAGGCGATGCGCGATTCGATAGCGGAGAAGCTCTGAGCCGACAAATCACTGCCGATGTGGGTTCTGCGAGGATCATCCTTCGTCGACATCATGAAACAATCGGAGAGCAATGA
- a CDS encoding Porphobilinogen synthase has translation MGFPIQRLRRLRQHGSLRRMVRETTLSSSNFIYPLFVVEGQDRREEITSMPGQFRLSVDLLVKEAWEIQALGIPAIILFGIPAHKDERGSSGWDPNGVVQRAIRAVKQQVPGLMVITDVCIDEYTSHGHCGIVRDGKILNDETLECLTAMARTHAEAGADMVAPSDMMDGRVAAIRRELDRAGFSDLPILAYAAKFSSCFYAPFRDAAFSSPQFGDRQSYQMDPANAREALREIELDIDEGADIVMVKPALPYLDIIAMARARTLLPLAAYQVSGEYSMIKAAARAGWLDESRAMMESLLAIKRAGADLILSYFAKDAVKLLH, from the coding sequence ATGGGGTTTCCAATCCAGCGGCTCCGACGACTGAGGCAACATGGCTCATTGCGTCGGATGGTACGTGAAACGACTCTATCCTCGTCGAATTTTATCTACCCCCTGTTTGTGGTCGAGGGACAGGATCGCCGTGAAGAAATCACTTCGATGCCGGGCCAGTTTCGACTGTCGGTTGATCTGCTGGTCAAAGAGGCGTGGGAGATTCAGGCCTTAGGTATTCCCGCCATCATCCTTTTTGGAATACCAGCGCATAAAGATGAGCGTGGCAGCTCAGGATGGGACCCTAACGGCGTCGTCCAGCGGGCGATCAGAGCCGTCAAACAACAAGTCCCGGGGTTGATGGTGATCACTGATGTGTGTATCGACGAATATACAAGTCACGGGCATTGTGGAATTGTACGAGATGGGAAAATCCTGAACGATGAGACGCTGGAGTGTCTCACAGCGATGGCTCGTACCCATGCCGAAGCAGGGGCCGACATGGTTGCGCCATCGGATATGATGGACGGCCGTGTCGCCGCGATCAGACGCGAATTGGATCGAGCCGGGTTTTCCGATCTGCCGATCCTGGCGTACGCCGCCAAGTTCTCTTCCTGTTTCTATGCACCTTTTCGCGATGCGGCTTTTTCCAGTCCGCAATTCGGTGACAGACAGTCCTATCAGATGGATCCGGCCAATGCGCGCGAAGCGCTGCGCGAAATCGAGCTCGATATCGACGAAGGTGCCGATATCGTAATGGTGAAGCCGGCGCTCCCTTATTTGGACATCATTGCGATGGCTCGTGCTCGTACGCTTCTCCCACTGGCGGCCTATCAGGTGAGCGGCGAGTACAGTATGATTAAGGCGGCGGCGAGGGCGGGATGGCTCGATGAATCACGTGCCATGATGGAATCGCTGTTGGCCATCAAGCGGGCGGGAGCCGATCTCATCCTGTCGTACTTTGCAAAAGACGCCGTCAAGCTGCTTCATTGA